In Streptomyces hawaiiensis, one genomic interval encodes:
- a CDS encoding MerR family transcriptional regulator has product MRIGELSRKTGVPVPTIKYYVREGLLPAGELTSRNQASYGEPHERRLQLIRALLDVGGMKVAEVAEVLAAVDDPERPLHKVLGSAAGRMSGPGTERDDAESDAARAAVAGLISRRGWRTHESNPAAADLSKALAAMARLGHEAFADLLDTYADAAEQVARADLEYVDRHLAIEEKVEGVVIGTVLGEAVFSSLRRLAHVDASARLYGTDR; this is encoded by the coding sequence TTGCGTATCGGAGAGTTGAGCCGGAAGACCGGGGTGCCGGTGCCGACGATCAAGTACTACGTCCGCGAAGGCCTGCTGCCTGCGGGCGAGCTGACCAGCCGGAACCAGGCCAGCTACGGAGAACCGCACGAGCGCCGGCTCCAGCTGATCCGCGCCCTGCTCGATGTGGGCGGCATGAAGGTGGCCGAGGTCGCCGAGGTGCTGGCGGCCGTCGACGACCCGGAGCGCCCGCTGCACAAGGTGCTCGGCTCCGCCGCCGGCCGTATGAGCGGACCGGGCACCGAACGCGACGACGCCGAGTCGGATGCCGCCCGTGCCGCTGTCGCCGGCCTCATCTCCCGACGAGGCTGGCGCACCCACGAGTCGAACCCCGCCGCCGCCGACCTGTCCAAGGCCCTCGCCGCGATGGCCCGGCTGGGCCACGAAGCCTTCGCCGACCTGCTCGACACCTACGCCGACGCCGCCGAACAGGTGGCCCGCGCCGACCTCGAGTACGTGGACCGGCACCTGGCGATCGAGGAAAAGGTGGAGGGCGTGGTGATCGGCACGGTCCTGGGCGAGGCGGTCTTCAGCTCACTGCGCCGCCTGGCCCATGTCGACGCGTCGGCCAGGCTGTACGGCACCGACAGGTGA